One part of the Niveispirillum cyanobacteriorum genome encodes these proteins:
- the puuE gene encoding allantoinase PuuE, translated as MTIPYPRDLIGYGAHPPHPRWPGDARIAVQIVMNYEEGGENCLLHGDGQSEAYLQEVVGTQPLVGQRNLSVESVYEYGSRAGFWRLMRLFDRYGIKITCYAVAMALARHPDAARAMVEAGHEIASHGWRWIDYQNVPEDVEREHMRLAIDTIRDLTGERPLGWYTGRLGPNTRRLVVEEGGFLYDADAYNDDLPYWLPPGTYPGQGEPHLVIPYTLDVNDMKFGTAQGFNQGDDFFTYARDAFDALYAEGETAPKMMSVGLHTRLIGRPGRVRGLEKFLDHVMAHDKVWVARRVDIARHWRAVHPWLR; from the coding sequence ATGACCATCCCGTACCCCCGCGACCTTATCGGCTATGGTGCGCATCCGCCGCATCCACGCTGGCCGGGTGATGCCCGCATCGCGGTGCAGATCGTGATGAATTATGAGGAGGGTGGGGAGAATTGCCTGCTGCACGGGGATGGGCAATCGGAGGCCTATTTGCAGGAGGTGGTGGGGACGCAGCCGCTGGTGGGACAGCGCAACCTGTCCGTGGAATCCGTGTATGAATATGGCAGCCGGGCCGGGTTCTGGCGGTTGATGCGGCTGTTTGACCGCTATGGGATCAAGATCACCTGCTACGCTGTCGCCATGGCGCTGGCCCGCCATCCTGATGCGGCCCGCGCCATGGTGGAGGCTGGGCATGAGATCGCCTCACATGGCTGGCGCTGGATCGACTATCAGAACGTGCCGGAGGATGTGGAGCGGGAGCATATGCGCCTGGCCATCGACACGATCCGCGACCTGACAGGTGAGCGACCGTTAGGCTGGTACACGGGCCGGTTGGGGCCGAACACACGGCGGCTGGTGGTGGAGGAGGGCGGGTTTCTTTACGACGCCGACGCCTATAATGACGATCTGCCCTACTGGCTGCCACCCGGCACCTATCCGGGTCAGGGAGAGCCGCATCTGGTCATCCCCTATACGCTGGACGTCAATGACATGAAGTTCGGGACGGCGCAGGGCTTTAACCAGGGCGATGATTTCTTCACCTATGCCCGCGATGCCTTTGACGCGCTGTACGCGGAGGGCGAGACGGCGCCTAAGATGATGTCGGTCGGGCTGCACACAAGGCTGATCGGTCGGCCGGGGCGGGTGCGGGGGCTGGAAAAGTTCCTGGATCATGTCATGGCGCATGACAAGGTCTGGGTGGCGCGACGCGTGGATATTGCCCGGCATTGGCGGGCGGTGCATCCGTGGCTCAGGTGA
- the uraD gene encoding 2-oxo-4-hydroxy-4-carboxy-5-ureidoimidazoline decarboxylase: MADDTAPVPVRPTPALLNSLAHAEFVHLLSGIWEDSPWVAEAAFEARPFADIVALHHAMIRAVRDAGHPAQLALLRAHPDLAGKLARGGGLTAHSTAEQAGLGLDRLSDEEFDWFDRHNSAYRDRFGFPFIIAVKENTRDSIKAALATRLDNDPAVEMKTALGEVAKIAKFRLEGLFGT; this comes from the coding sequence ATGGCCGATGACACCGCACCCGTCCCTGTCCGCCCTACGCCCGCCCTGCTGAACAGCTTGGCCCATGCCGAGTTTGTGCATCTGTTGAGCGGGATATGGGAGGACAGCCCCTGGGTGGCGGAAGCGGCGTTTGAGGCGCGGCCCTTCGCCGACATTGTTGCACTGCACCATGCCATGATACGGGCCGTGCGCGATGCCGGACACCCGGCGCAACTGGCCCTGCTGCGCGCCCATCCCGATCTGGCTGGCAAGCTGGCGCGCGGCGGCGGCCTGACGGCGCACAGCACCGCAGAACAGGCGGGTTTAGGCTTGGACAGGCTCAGCGATGAAGAGTTCGACTGGTTCGACCGGCATAACAGCGCCTATCGCGACCGTTTTGGATTTCCCTTCATCATCGCGGTGAAGGAGAATACCAGGGACAGCATCAAGGCTGCCCTGGCAACCCGGCTGGACAATGATCCCGCCGTGGAAATGAAAACAGCATTGGGAGAAGTCGCCAAAATAGCCAAATTCCGCCTGGAGGGGCTTTTTGGGACATGA